The following are encoded in a window of Sphaerisporangium siamense genomic DNA:
- a CDS encoding response regulator — protein sequence MSGPLRVVVADDQALVRSGFGMILTADGIEVVAEAANGMEAVAAVRRTAPDVVLMDIRMPEMGGIEATRRIVAGSVGGTRVLILTTYDLDQYVYAALTAGASGFLLKDVTPEHLVAAVRLVRSGDALLAPSITRRLVERFTRRDQAIHRDLSALTPRELEVLRLMATGLSNAELADRLILSPATVKTHVAHILAKLALRDRVQAVVLAYEIGLVTPGSSAHPTTDHTLDQN from the coding sequence GTGAGCGGGCCCCTGCGGGTGGTGGTCGCCGACGACCAGGCGCTGGTGCGCAGCGGATTCGGGATGATTCTCACCGCCGACGGCATCGAGGTCGTGGCCGAGGCGGCCAACGGCATGGAGGCCGTCGCCGCCGTCCGGCGGACCGCCCCCGACGTGGTCTTGATGGACATCCGCATGCCGGAAATGGGCGGGATCGAGGCCACCCGACGGATCGTCGCGGGCTCCGTCGGCGGCACCCGCGTCCTCATCCTGACCACCTACGATCTCGACCAGTACGTCTACGCCGCGCTGACCGCGGGAGCCAGCGGCTTCCTGCTCAAGGACGTCACCCCCGAGCACCTGGTGGCCGCGGTGCGGCTGGTGCGTTCCGGTGACGCCCTGCTCGCCCCGTCCATCACCCGCCGCCTGGTCGAGCGCTTCACCCGCCGCGACCAAGCGATCCACCGCGACCTTTCGGCCCTGACGCCCCGCGAACTGGAGGTGCTACGCCTGATGGCCACCGGATTGAGCAACGCCGAACTGGCCGACCGACTGATCCTCAGCCCCGCCACGGTGAAGACCCACGTAGCCCACATCCTGGCGAAACTTGCCCTCCGCGACCGCGTACAGGCGGTGGTACTCGCCTACGAAATCGGACTGGTCACTCCCGGCTCCTCCGCACACCCGACGACCGACCACACACTCGACCAGAACTGA
- a CDS encoding MBL fold metallo-hydrolase, with the protein MLRQVAEGVWVHASEFVQSNAIAVQGRAGVLLIDPGVTGSEIDCLANDLRELGQPVVAGFSTHPDWDHLLWHARLGEAPRYGTARCAATIRDLLSDAGTKDRIAAHLLETEIAGQVPLDLLGLITGLPAETAQIPWDGPGVRIIEHQAHAPGHAALLIEERGVLVAGDMLSDVLIPMLDLDGTANPIEDYLTALRLLEGVAGGVDVVVPGHGSVGASDQVQARIEQDRAYVLALRNGQAPADPRLGPSAKPGWEWVSDVHEGQLQRLTQRNDRDETPR; encoded by the coding sequence GTGCTGAGGCAGGTCGCGGAGGGTGTGTGGGTCCACGCAAGCGAGTTCGTGCAGAGCAACGCCATTGCGGTGCAGGGCCGGGCCGGTGTGTTGCTCATCGACCCCGGGGTGACCGGCTCCGAGATCGACTGCCTCGCGAACGACCTCCGCGAGTTGGGTCAGCCCGTCGTGGCAGGGTTTTCTACGCATCCGGACTGGGATCACCTGCTCTGGCACGCCCGGCTCGGCGAGGCGCCCCGTTACGGCACGGCGCGCTGCGCGGCCACTATCCGAGATCTACTGTCGGACGCCGGTACGAAGGATCGCATCGCCGCCCACCTGCTCGAGACGGAGATCGCCGGGCAGGTACCGCTGGACCTCCTCGGCCTCATTACCGGCCTGCCCGCCGAAACCGCGCAGATTCCCTGGGACGGCCCCGGGGTCCGGATCATCGAGCACCAAGCGCATGCCCCGGGCCACGCGGCACTGTTGATCGAGGAACGCGGGGTTCTCGTCGCCGGCGACATGCTTTCTGACGTCCTGATCCCGATGCTCGACCTGGACGGCACCGCGAACCCGATCGAGGACTACCTCACCGCGCTGCGACTGCTGGAGGGCGTAGCGGGCGGCGTTGACGTCGTCGTCCCGGGCCACGGTTCCGTCGGCGCATCCGACCAGGTACAGGCACGGATCGAACAGGACCGGGCGTACGTACTCGCGTTGCGGAACGGCCAAGCCCCCGCCGACCCACGACTCGGCCCATCGGCCAAGCCCGGCTGGGAATGGGTGAGCGACGTACACGAAGGACAACTCCAACGCCTCACCCAAAGAAACGACCGCGACGAAACGCCCCGCTAG
- a CDS encoding dihydrofolate reductase family protein translates to MGRFVYSMQVSLDLRIEQVPGDNGAGEWLRIGEELHREANAWARALALMVHGRVYYEVMEEHWPRAREDASLPDVMREYGDIWTAKPKVLVSRTRRSADHNTRIIGGDDAIEQLAALRAATDGSISVGGAALATQLLRAGLLDELLLFTHPAILGFGRPVFDDYDLPIDLDLLEQRSFEQGVTMHRYAIRDAKEATSC, encoded by the coding sequence ATGGGCCGCTTCGTCTACTCGATGCAGGTATCCCTCGACCTGCGCATCGAGCAAGTTCCAGGGGACAACGGCGCCGGCGAGTGGCTGCGCATCGGCGAGGAACTGCACCGCGAGGCCAACGCGTGGGCGCGGGCGCTCGCGCTCATGGTCCACGGCCGGGTCTACTACGAGGTCATGGAGGAGCACTGGCCACGGGCGCGCGAGGACGCGTCGCTGCCGGATGTCATGCGCGAGTACGGCGACATCTGGACCGCCAAGCCCAAGGTGCTCGTCTCCCGTACGCGCCGCAGCGCCGATCACAACACCCGGATCATCGGCGGAGACGACGCGATCGAGCAGCTCGCCGCCCTGCGGGCCGCGACCGACGGCAGCATCAGCGTGGGCGGCGCGGCGCTCGCCACGCAGCTGCTCCGGGCCGGGCTTCTTGACGAGTTGCTGCTCTTCACCCATCCCGCGATCCTCGGCTTCGGCAGGCCCGTGTTCGACGACTACGACCTGCCGATCGATCTCGACCTGCTGGAGCAGCGATCGTTCGAGCAGGGCGTCACCATGCATCGCTACGCCATCCGGGACGCGAAGGAGGCGACCTCGTGCTGA
- a CDS encoding winged helix-turn-helix transcriptional regulator, producing MEPRSGCPINAAVEVLGDRWSLLVLRDVIFGDRRYFRALLTGSIEGIASNILADRLVRLVEAGILTRGTAARGQRARYSLTEAGIQTLPIIYALGNWGLDWRTGSDELRSRQQLMRDEGPAFVEELMDELRVRHLGAPPKPHDGPGPLERLDAAYAAAAEREHADQR from the coding sequence GTGGAACCACGGTCCGGGTGTCCGATCAACGCCGCCGTCGAGGTGCTCGGAGATCGCTGGTCGTTGCTCGTGCTGCGCGACGTCATCTTCGGCGACCGCCGCTACTTTCGGGCGCTGCTCACCGGGTCGATCGAGGGCATCGCCTCGAACATCCTCGCCGACCGCCTCGTGCGGCTCGTCGAGGCGGGGATCCTCACCCGCGGCACCGCCGCGCGGGGGCAGCGCGCTCGCTACAGCCTCACCGAAGCCGGCATCCAGACTCTTCCGATCATCTACGCTCTCGGAAACTGGGGCCTCGACTGGCGCACGGGCAGCGATGAGCTCCGCAGCCGGCAGCAGCTCATGCGCGATGAGGGTCCGGCGTTCGTCGAGGAGCTCATGGACGAGCTCCGCGTCCGCCACCTCGGCGCCCCGCCGAAGCCGCACGACGGTCCAGGCCCGCTCGAGCGCCTCGACGCCGCCTACGCCGCGGCCGCCGAGCGAGAACACGCCGATCAACGGTGA
- a CDS encoding epoxide hydrolase family protein encodes MSTPHAFPLEPTPIRVSDEVLDDLRARLALTRPPLDEGNGDWSYGVPDGYLRELAAYWRDGYDWRKAEAAINVYEHYQVSVAGVPVHFMRKPGRGPCPIPLILTHGWPWTFWHWSKVIDPLADPAASGGDPADAFDVIVPSLPGFGFPGPLRGFPDVNFWKVSDLWHILMTETLGYEKYAAGGCDIGGIVSSQLGHKYADELYGIHIGSGLPLDFFTGPRAWDFARNRPLTDDQPADVRARIIEMDHRSACHLAVHMLDGATLAHGLSDSPAGLLAWLLERWNAWSDNGGDVESVFTRDELLTHATIYWVNNSIATSMRYYANANRYPWSPAHDRTPVVQAPVGLTFVTYENPPGIHTATERVQAFKNGPQGDWFNHVNVNAHDHGGHFIPWENPDAWVNDLRRTFHGRRP; translated from the coding sequence ATGAGCACCCCGCACGCCTTCCCCCTGGAGCCCACCCCGATCCGCGTGTCCGACGAGGTCCTCGATGACCTGCGCGCCCGTCTCGCATTGACCCGTCCGCCGCTGGACGAGGGGAATGGGGACTGGTCCTACGGCGTCCCGGACGGCTATCTCCGTGAGCTGGCCGCCTACTGGCGGGACGGCTACGACTGGCGCAAGGCCGAGGCCGCCATCAACGTCTACGAGCACTACCAGGTGAGCGTCGCCGGTGTCCCGGTGCACTTCATGCGCAAGCCCGGCCGTGGCCCCTGTCCGATCCCGTTGATCCTCACCCACGGCTGGCCGTGGACGTTCTGGCACTGGTCGAAGGTGATCGACCCGCTCGCCGACCCGGCCGCGTCCGGCGGTGACCCCGCCGACGCGTTCGACGTCATCGTGCCGTCCCTGCCCGGCTTCGGTTTCCCCGGCCCGCTCAGGGGCTTTCCTGACGTCAACTTCTGGAAGGTCTCCGACCTCTGGCACATCCTGATGACCGAGACCCTGGGGTATGAGAAGTACGCCGCCGGGGGCTGTGACATCGGCGGGATCGTCTCCAGCCAGCTCGGCCACAAGTACGCCGACGAGCTGTACGGCATCCACATCGGCTCCGGGCTGCCGCTCGACTTCTTCACCGGCCCCCGCGCCTGGGACTTCGCCCGGAATCGGCCCCTCACCGACGACCAGCCCGCCGACGTCCGCGCCCGCATCATCGAGATGGACCACCGCTCGGCGTGCCACCTCGCCGTGCACATGCTCGACGGCGCCACCCTGGCCCACGGGCTGAGCGACTCGCCCGCCGGACTGCTCGCCTGGCTGCTGGAGCGCTGGAACGCCTGGAGTGACAACGGCGGTGACGTCGAGTCCGTCTTCACCAGGGACGAACTGCTCACCCACGCCACGATCTACTGGGTGAACAACTCCATCGCCACGTCGATGCGCTACTACGCCAACGCCAACCGCTACCCCTGGTCCCCCGCCCACGACCGCACCCCGGTCGTGCAGGCCCCGGTCGGCCTCACCTTTGTCACCTACGAGAACCCGCCCGGCATCCACACCGCCACCGAGCGCGTCCAGGCGTTCAAGAACGGCCCGCAGGGCGACTGGTTCAACCACGTCAACGTCAACGCCCACGACCACGGCGGCCACTTCATCCCCTGGGAGAACCCCGACGCCTGGGTGAACGACCTGCGCCGCACCTTCCACGGCCGCAGGCCCTGA
- a CDS encoding FAD-dependent oxidoreductase → MSTSHLPVAIIGGGLGGLTAARVLHVKGIESAIFERDASAAARTQGGMLDIHEDNGQKALHAAGLHDDFLKIVHEGGQAMRLLGSDGTVHVAEEDDGTGGRPEVDRGHLRDLLLDSLPNGTIHWGRKATGARALGDGRHEVTFADGSTITTDLLIGADGAWSRIRPLASDAEPTYTGISFVETDLFDADTRHPRSAAVIGGGFFIALGHERGVLAHREADGSLHVYTALKIDEGWLDTIDFTDQAAAKAAVLAHFEGWDEDLRGLVADAETIIPRRIHALPVGHRWDRVPGMTLLGDAAHVMSPFAGEGANLAMFDGAELALAIAAHPGDTEAALAAYEEALFSRGEASAAKSAATLDTMFGERGLEQMTAFFTSGPAAQ, encoded by the coding sequence ATGAGCACCAGTCATCTTCCTGTCGCGATCATCGGCGGAGGCCTCGGCGGCCTGACCGCCGCCCGTGTCCTGCACGTCAAGGGCATCGAGTCGGCGATCTTCGAGCGGGATGCGTCGGCGGCGGCCCGTACCCAGGGCGGGATGCTCGACATCCACGAGGACAACGGGCAGAAGGCGCTGCACGCCGCCGGCCTCCACGACGACTTCCTCAAGATCGTCCACGAGGGCGGGCAGGCCATGCGCCTGCTCGGCTCCGACGGCACGGTGCACGTGGCCGAGGAGGACGACGGCACCGGCGGCCGGCCGGAGGTGGACCGCGGCCACCTGCGCGATCTGCTGCTCGACTCTCTGCCCAACGGCACGATCCACTGGGGCCGAAAGGCCACCGGTGCCCGGGCGCTGGGCGACGGGCGCCACGAGGTGACGTTCGCCGACGGCTCCACCATCACCACCGATCTCCTGATCGGCGCGGACGGCGCCTGGTCCCGGATCAGGCCGCTGGCCTCGGACGCCGAGCCCACCTACACCGGCATCTCCTTCGTCGAGACCGACCTGTTCGACGCCGACACCCGCCACCCACGCAGCGCCGCGGTCATCGGCGGCGGGTTCTTCATCGCCTTGGGGCACGAACGCGGTGTTCTCGCGCACCGGGAGGCCGACGGTAGCCTCCACGTCTACACGGCACTCAAGATCGACGAAGGCTGGCTGGACACGATCGACTTCACCGACCAAGCCGCCGCCAAGGCCGCGGTCCTCGCCCACTTCGAGGGCTGGGACGAGGACCTGCGCGGCCTGGTCGCCGACGCGGAGACGATCATCCCGCGCCGTATCCACGCCCTGCCCGTCGGGCACCGCTGGGACCGCGTGCCGGGCATGACGCTGCTCGGTGACGCCGCCCACGTGATGTCCCCCTTCGCCGGGGAGGGCGCCAACCTCGCCATGTTCGACGGCGCCGAACTCGCCCTGGCCATCGCCGCCCACCCCGGCGACACCGAGGCCGCCCTGGCCGCGTACGAGGAGGCCCTCTTCTCGCGCGGCGAGGCGTCCGCCGCCAAGTCCGCCGCCACCCTGGACACGATGTTCGGCGAGCGGGGCCTGGAGCAGATGACCGCGTTCTTCACCTCCGGCCCGGCAGCCCAGTGA
- a CDS encoding TetR/AcrR family transcriptional regulator: protein MTARKEPISRRERPAKPALSRRGIVDTAVRIMRAEGLGKVTMRRLAQELDTGPASLYVYVANTAELHAAVLDSLLGEVDLTGRDGGDDWREQLRAVMTSYTLVLFEHPQLARAALVTRPSGENYLRLLERILALLSCSGAGREQVAWGVDKLLQDATATAAEHSTREHEPASEDEWNATVRALHALDATTHPAITAHMPALIGGSARDRIRWSFDVLVNGITHTPVPGTVD, encoded by the coding sequence GTGACTGCGAGAAAAGAGCCGATCAGCCGCCGGGAGCGTCCGGCGAAGCCTGCCCTGTCCCGGCGCGGGATCGTGGACACCGCCGTGCGGATCATGCGTGCGGAGGGGCTGGGGAAGGTCACGATGCGCCGCCTGGCGCAGGAGTTGGACACCGGCCCGGCGTCACTGTACGTCTACGTCGCCAACACCGCCGAGCTGCACGCGGCCGTTTTGGATTCTCTGCTCGGCGAGGTCGACCTGACCGGACGGGACGGCGGTGATGACTGGCGCGAGCAGCTCCGTGCCGTCATGACGTCGTACACCCTGGTGCTGTTCGAGCACCCGCAGCTCGCGCGGGCCGCGCTCGTCACCCGCCCGAGCGGCGAGAACTACCTGCGCCTGCTGGAGCGCATCCTCGCTCTCCTTTCGTGCAGTGGCGCCGGCCGCGAGCAGGTCGCCTGGGGGGTGGACAAACTGCTCCAGGATGCGACGGCCACCGCCGCCGAGCACTCGACGCGCGAGCACGAGCCCGCCTCCGAGGACGAGTGGAACGCCACCGTGCGTGCGCTGCACGCCCTGGACGCCACCACGCATCCGGCGATCACCGCGCATATGCCCGCCCTGATCGGTGGCTCGGCGCGGGACAGGATCCGCTGGAGCTTCGACGTCCTCGTCAACGGCATCACGCACACACCGGTCCCGGGCACCGTCGACTGA